The DNA window GCTACAACGGCTTCCACTTCTGCGGCGGCTCCCTGATCAGCGAGAACTGGGTGGTCACCGCTGCCCACTGCGGCGTCAGGTAGGTACCGGCTCTGCCGCCGGCCGTGCCGGGGCTGGGCACGGGCACGGGGTGCCCGGGGAACCCCCTGTCGCCGGTGCCCGGTGCTCAGTGCCTGCCTGTGCCCAGGAAAACCGACACCGTGGTGGTGGGCGCCTACGACCAGGATGCACCCGGCCCTGAtcagcagaaactgaaaatcGAGAAGGTACCTCCGGGGCGGGGTCCGTGTGCCTGCGGCATCCCACGGCCGCCACGGGCGGCTTGGGGGCTTATGGCTGGGTCCCGCCTGTCCTGGGGTTTTTGTTCCTGAGGAATCCCCGGCTCCCCTTAACGCGGAGGGTCAGGGTTCCCTGGGGTGTCCATGGTGCCCCTCGTGCCCGCACTGCAAtcccctggggtgtccctgctcccagtcaTCCTTCAGGTCGGGTCCCCTGGATGTCCCCATGTTCCCAGGATGTCCCAAGGGATAGGGGTTCAGGCCTCAGGGTCCATTTCATCCCCGCAGGGGATGTCAcctggggtgtccctgctcccctgcgTCCCAGGGACTGGGCTCTGCGGTCAGATGCCCTGCCATCACGGGACCCACAGGAGCAACCCCCGGGGTTCCCACCGGTCCCCGAGGTCCCTAGAGATCCCTGTGGAGAGCCCAGCGCCCAgcaccctgccctgcaggggGTGCAGGTGCTGAGAGCAGTGCTGCCTGCTTCAGGTGTTCAAGAACCCCAAGTTCAACATGCTGACCATCCACGACGACATCACCCTGATCAAACTGGCCACTCCGGCGCAGCTGTCGGATCGCGTGTCCCCAGTCTGCCTGCCCAAGGCCACTGACGAATTCCCGGGGGGAATGACCTGCGTCACCACCGGCTGGGGGCTCACTGATTCCAGCGGTAACTGCACTTTCCTGTCCCCACCTCCATTCCTGTCCCCTGCCTCATCCGAATCATAATGCTCATGCCGATCTCCCGTCATGATCCCCATCCAAATCTGAATCGGAATCGCCATGCCGTTCCCGCATCCCCATCTTTCGTCCAgtcccattccccatccccctcCCACCAATGCCCAACCCCGACCCAATCCCGTCCCCATCTCGGCCATCACCACGGTGCTGTCCTCCCCCTGTCCCGTCCCAGCCCTCTCCCCAttcccgctccgctcccggtGCCGGCGCTGacgctccccgctccccgctccccgcagcGTCGCACACGCCGGCGGTGCTGCAGCAGGCGGCTGTGCCCCTGCTCACCAACGCTCAGTGCAAGGAGTTCTGGGGCTTCCGCATCCGCGACGTGATGGTCTGTGCCGGTGCCGACGGAGCCTCTTCCTGCATGGTACGTGTCCCCGGCCCCCGCTGCCCGCGGCGCCCGCGGGCCCTGCCCCGGCGCTCACCCGCTGCCCCGTGCAGGGCGACTCCGGGGGCCCGCTGGTGTGCCAGAAGGACGGCGCCTGGAACCTGGTGGGCATCGtctcctggggcagcagcacctgcgACACGCACACTCCCGGCGTGTACGCCCGCGTCACCAAGCTCCGCGACTGGATCGACTCCATCCTGGAGGCCAACTGAGGCCTGCAATAAACGCTGCCATCCCCTGAGCACGCTGTGTCCTTGTCACCGTGCTGCGACGGACGggagcggggcgcggggcgggcgggtgACACTCGGCCGAGGATGGGGGCACGCGGTGGGCTGGGGTCAGTTCTCTGGGCATGAGCACAGCTGTCCAGCAGGGCGCAGAGGCACGGGGACGCCTGGCTGGGAACGGGGACAGATGCACGTGGGGACGCGGCGGCTCCTGGCCCCGAATGGAGAAAGCCTGCTGTGCATGGGAACAGAGGGACGGGGGGCACGGGCACCCGTGACTGGACATGAGGACAGATGGGCAGGGGGACACGGTGACTCCTgtctgggaggggaggagcaCGGGCACATGTGGTCtcctctggggacagggacccccGAGCAGCTGCGGGGATACTTGAGCAGGCACGGGGAcactgggagggcaggggggcCACGGTGAATGCAGTGACCGCGCTCAGGCAGGGGCCAGCACGGGAACACGACCACGGGCAGTGGTGGGAGGCAGCCCCTCCGCAGGGAGACACTGGCGTGTGGCTGGAGCCACCTTAAGGTGTGAGTGTGGGGGAGGGACAGACGGGCTGCGGGGGAGGGCAGTGTCCTGCTCCGGTGCGGTTCCCGTGTTCCCGTTCTTGTCCCGTCTCGACATGGCCCTGCGGAGGCTGCTGGCGCTGGGGGCGGCCCTGGGGCGccgcagctgctgctccaaggtCCGGCCGGGGCTCCGAAGGGCACTCAGGTCCTGACGTGGCCACTCGGCCTCGTGCCCTGGGCCCCTGGCCGCGATCAGAGCCTCCCCAGTGCATCCCTGACGGGTCCCCCCATTGCTCCCCTCGCAGCCCTCGCTGCCCCCTGACTTCGTGGAAGCCCTGAGGGCCGTGGTTGGAGCTCCCAATGTCTCCACTGCCGCAGCGGTGCGGGAGCAGCACGGCCACGATGAGTCCATGCACCCGTGAgtgcccctggagctgggaccCCTGGGGAGGGCTCAGGGGAGGGCCACGGGACGGGAAGAGATGTGCAGATGGGAAATGTTCGGGTAGACCAGGGCCCGTGGAGAAGGCGAGGGGCAGGTGACACGTCCAGGTTTGGGAAGGGCCACGGGGAGGGTGAAGTGGTAAAGTCGGTTGGTCAGTGGTGCTGCCTgtcccccagctgtgcccccccGGACGTCGTGGTGTGGCCGCAGGCGGTGGGGcaggtgcaggagctggcagccctCTGTCACCGCGGCCGTGTGCCCATGGTGCCCTTTGGCACCGGTACCGGCCTGGAAGGAGGCGTCAATGCCGTGCAGGTATCGGCTCCCCCGGCACCTCTGAGCCCCCAGGGGCTCTCGGTGCCCGGCCGTGCCCAGAGCCgcgggtgtccctgtgccagggcggCGTCTGCTTTGACCTGAGTCGCATGGACGCCATCGCTGAGCTGAGCCTCGAGGACTTCTCGGTGACGGTGGAGCCCGGTGTCACCCGCAAGGCCCTCAATAAGCACCTGCGTGGCACCGGGCTCTGGTTTCCTGTCGGTACTGTGGGCGGGGGGGTcatggggctgggggtgacCGCACTGGAGAGGCTGGGATTGAGGACACACTTGAGGAGCTGTGGATGGTGGGGTGTCCATGTGTGCTGTGATTGCAGGGCAGTAACAGACGTCTTTATGACTGAGGGTGCCATGGTTCCTGAGGTTTGGGAAGGGATGTGGAGCCAGGACTGGGAATGCTTGTGGTCAGGGTCTaccatcccctctgccacaCCAATACCATATCTCCCATGGCGGCCATGGTGCCTGGCGAGGTGCTGTGAGGGACACCCACCCCATACTGGTTCATGGCCCATGGGGCCCCACTCCCCTCTTCTGCCACCCCTTATTTCCCCCCAACCTTCTTAGGCCCATCCCTTTTGCCCCATTAATCCTCTGTGCACTAACAGTCTCCAAAGCCTAGGAGCTGTTTTAGGAGGACAAGCTGtttcctcccctgccacagggCCTCTCCCTTACCCCAGCAGGCACACATAGATATCCAGGAGATAAAGGGGTGTTTCTAGGCAAATCTTTATACTGCTGAGGGACTTGGGGCCAAGTTTTGGAGGGGGCTGCCACTTGGTAGCTCCTGGAACCAGCGGAAGCTTCCCGTGTTCAAAAGGCACCAATTTCGGTTCGCGTTTCCGTTACAGCTGGTACTGTAGCACAACCCGAGATGTGAGAACGCACGGGTTAGCCccttcctgccccagcagctccccaccaCCCCTAACCCCCCTGGGGACCCTAtccccagcctccagcacaCAAGGGGACAGTTCAACCCATCTCTGTCACACTGTCCCACCATCACAGTGGATGGTTTCCACACCATTAGAACCTCCTGGCCACTGCAGAGTTCTCCAGAGCGCACCAGAGTCCCccggagagcagagcagccacagcatcaCAAAGGGCATCTCGAATTGCCAGGCATATCCTTGCCTCACCAGGGACACGGCCCCATGCCCTTCAGCCCAGAACTGGCTGTTGATTTTGTATGGAGAGAGGACACTGAGGAAAGAGTAGACATAGATCCACCTCCCAGCTTTGCTTCGTTACGGGCACAGCTCAAACCATTCCTGGCCCCTGgacagagggaggaggaaggggtatgatggctgcagcccctcacctcTGTTCCCACAGAGCCCTAGCCCCTCGGTGTGCATGGGAGTCTCTACGCACATGTCTGCTTACACCGCGTGGAGAGGACTTGCATGGAGGGAAATGCATGTCTGGGGAAGGTTGGGGGCCAGAGAGAGGGGACAGTGGCCCTAAGGCCATCACATGGCTGCCAGCTGGCCCAGCACCATCCTGAATTGCTGCGTGCTGTTGGCGAGGTCCTTGACACGCTCCACCATGTCCTTGGAGGCGGCAGGAGATGGGTAGTGGAGGGCAGCTGCCTTGGTGGTCATCACGATCTCCTTGAGCATCTCACAGAGGAGGTTGCTGTAGTGCATCACCTTGTGCTGGACATCCTGGGCCTTGGCCTGGCGGGACAGCGTGTCCCCAATGAAGACGAGCTTGTGGGCGCTGAGGATGACGAACTTGCTGTGGGCCACAAAGATCTTGGGAGGTTGGTTGGTGCTGACGGCGGTGAAGAAGGCATCGACAGCATTGGTGAGCGTGGTGAGGTTGGCCTCGCACTGCTCCAGGTAGAAGAGGAGGAGCTGGCGGTCAGCAGGACACAGTGTCCCACCGCCCCGCGCGGGGCTGAAGTGCTGAGGGGGGCTCCAGTTGGACAGGTCGTTGTCGATGGGGCGTGtcacctcctgctccagccgCTCAAACTGCTTCAGCTGT is part of the Hirundo rustica isolate bHirRus1 chromosome 11, bHirRus1.pri.v3, whole genome shotgun sequence genome and encodes:
- the LOC120757810 gene encoding chymotrypsinogen 2-like; translation: MALLWVLSCLALAGFARAALPENCGVPAITPVIRGYNRIVNGEPAVPGSWPWQVSLQRYNGFHFCGGSLISENWVVTAAHCGVRKTDTVVVGAYDQDAPGPDQQKLKIEKVFKNPKFNMLTIHDDITLIKLATPAQLSDRVSPVCLPKATDEFPGGMTCVTTGWGLTDSSASHTPAVLQQAAVPLLTNAQCKEFWGFRIRDVMVCAGADGASSCMGDSGGPLVCQKDGAWNLVGIVSWGSSTCDTHTPGVYARVTKLRDWIDSILEAN
- the LOC120757924 gene encoding probable D-lactate dehydrogenase, mitochondrial; its protein translation is MALRRLLALGAALGRRSCCSKPSLPPDFVEALRAVVGAPNVSTAAAVREQHGHDESMHPCAPPDVVVWPQAVGQVQELAALCHRGRVPMVPFGTGTGLEGGVNAVQGGVCFDLSRMDAIAELSLEDFSVTVEPGVTRKALNKHLRGTGLWFPVGTVGGGVMGLGVTALERLGLRTHLRSCGWPIPFAPLILCALTVSKA